Proteins encoded by one window of Lepeophtheirus salmonis chromosome 10, UVic_Lsal_1.4, whole genome shotgun sequence:
- the LSm7 gene encoding U6 snRNA-associated Sm-like protein LSm7 produces the protein MSSGTASNTGASSADKRKKESILELARYLEKDIRVKFIGGRECSGTLKGYDPLLNLVLDNVTEYLRDPDDPYKLTEDTRPLGLVVCRGTGIVLICPQEGMESISNPFIAQE, from the exons ATGAGTAGCGGTACGGCCTCGAATACAGGGGCTTCCTCAGCAGATAAACGGAAGAAAGAGTCTATTTTGGAGTTAGCCAGATATTTGGAAAAGGATATTCGGGTCAAATTCATCGGTGGACGTGAATGTTCGGGGACTCTTAAGGGATATGATCCACTTTTA aATTTAGTATTAGACAATGTTACGGAATATCTTCGAGATCCTGATGATCCTTACAAACTAACAGAAGATACTCGTCCTCTAGGGTTGGTAGTTTGTAGAGGGACTGGCATTGTTCTTATTTGCCCGCAGGAAGGCATGGAGTCAATCTCAAATCCATTCATAGCGCAAGAGtaa